The nucleotide window ttttacaactttaaggCAAGACAAAAGGCAGTGCACTTCAATAACCTTTATTTTGTTTACAGATGTATTccattttgaagtttgaatggggGAGAAGGAGCATTAGTGCTATTTACAATTGGTTTGAAAACTTTTATCTCTGTACAGATTTGAACCCTGATCAATataaacaatatatattttttaagacCTAGTGCTGTTACAAAGCGATTCTTTAAAGCAAAAAAAGGATTACATTAAATTATAAACAaatgaaaaaataataaaagagaaaataaaaatacagtCCGTCGATGATTAGGGAGGTGTTGCTGCTGTTAAGCACAAGACATTGTCAGCGAGTGACAGTGAACTGGCTAGAAGCTAACCGTATACACAATCATGGACTAAACAccaatatactgtatatcaaCAAGATCTAAAGTCATCATGTTCTATATAAGATTCATATTAAATATAATCTACACGTTACCTTAGTTTGGAACATTACTTCCATtggaaaaatataaaataaaacaatacaacTTTGTATACATTTTAATTAATCTGATGAAGGAGCACATGCTTCCGTTGTGCAAAATGGACTTACTGTATtaatgcagagagagagaataaaggaaagagTAAGAAGCGAATTAAGACGAATAAGGAACAATTTCATTCCGAGCTAATTTCCCTGCTCAAGAGCAATTTGTCATAGAGATCCTTCACAACACTGTTAGAAAAGAAGCACAATGAGCCTTTCCTCACAGAGAGGGGATGGTGCATCAGGGAGGGAAGGTAACTGACATGACGTTTCATTTTTTTACAACACTGGGCAGTCAGTAATATGCATGGACTGTCAAAACACAGTCACAAATGTCATGGACAAACAAATAACCAAAACAACACCACCAACACTGGTTGTTTGTCTATTTGTCTGTTTGTTAGGCTTTGTTTGGCTAAGAATATGACGAGTGAAAGAGTAGGATGCATCGGTCTCTACAGCGCCCTGCAGACAAAAAGGAATAACTTCTCTCTTGTGACCTTTAAGGGCAGATGAGGGCAGTAAAAAGGACACCGGTGTGTCtatatatgtgtgtttgtgtgtcctgGTTTGTGTTTTCTGATCAGGCACGTCCTAAGTCTGCTGCACCGAGGGAGATCACACAAGCACATATGGTAGGATGTGTATACAGGATGTcatagtgtgtgtatgtgtgtgtgtgtgtgtgtgtgtgtgtgtgtgtgtgtgtgtgtgtgtgtgtgtgtgtgtgtgtgtgtgtgtgtgtgtgtgtgtgtgtgtgtgtgtgtgtgtgtgtgtgtgtgtgtgtgtgtgtgtgtgtgtgtgtgtgtgtgtgtgtgtgtgtgagtgagttgcTAGTGGTTAAAATTGTCAGCGGTCTGTATGAGAAAACAAGGCAACACACAAAATTGGGCACTGCATTACTATGACAACCAGCTGGAATGAGGAGCCAGTTAGTAAAGGTCTTTTGACACACTGGCCAAGGGGGGCtagacaaagtgtgtgtgtctattgCTTGTATGCGTGTGTACAAGTATGTTGCAGAAGGCTTAAAAAGGTgtgcattaagaaaaaaaagggaaaaaacacatgcaaatccAGTTTCTTCCACACATTTTCAGTTATGACAACAAATCAAGTACAACAAAGGAATCAACTCTATTGTTAATCAATTTCCTGCTCTCAACTCTGTGTCCTGAATCAGCCAGAGCCtgctgtctttgtgtgtgtgtgtgtgtgtgtgtgtgtgtgtgtgtgtgtgtgtgtgtgtgtgtgtgtgtgtgtgtgtgtgtgtgtgtgtgtgtgtgtgtgtgtgtgtgtgtgtgtgtgtgtgtgtgtgtgtgtgtgtgtgtgtgtgtgtgtgtgtgtgtgtgtgtgtgtgtgtgtgtgtgtgtgtgtgtgtgtgtgtgtgtgtgtgtgtgtgtgtgtgtgtgtgtgtgtgtgtgtgtgtgtgtgtgtgtgtgtgtgtgtgtgcgtgtgtgagaaGGGGGTAAAAAGAAATAGAGAAGGGTGTGCACGTGTTTGTCTGTATGCATATGACAGGCTCCAGGACAGGGGACAGACTCATTAGGTCCAGGATGTTGAGGGAGAGATCGGATGAGAAGGATGGAGGGCTGGCGGCGGTGGTGTGTATTTACAGAATGACACAGCAGTTACTCTCCCCGGTCTTCTCTCTATTCCTCTgacctgaaaacacacacacacacacacatcatcatcatcatcatcatcatgaaaAACCCTGGCATACAAGGTCACCATCAAACAATATGCTATGGCCAATCAAATGCATGCAACCATGGACATCTCTGCAGCATGacaacatttaattaaaaaacttATTTGAACCAACATTTCTCTTACCAAACATTATGCCTACTGCGAATTGATAGTTGCATTAGACCATGTTCAACAAAACATTGATTAATTGTACACCCCTTCCTTGCAAACTGACTAAAAAGGGGAAAACATGGCTCTATTTGTAGTGTGCTACATGTTGTGGAGCGAGTAACCACAGTAACCATTTGTGctgctatttatttaaataacttACCATTGCCCTTTAATATTTCTTCCACAGAGGACATGTTTTCTTCTGGGGTTAACATGGGGTAATTATTTATTTGACCTTACCTTGAGTTTATCTTACCCAGAATGCATAGCAAACTGTGGATAGTCAATAAATGTAGCGTGACCATAAATGTCCCTCTGATCTCTGCCTATTGTTAGGTTGAATCAGTGCCTGTTCTAAACACACAATCAGCTTCTACTACACAAAAAAGGAGACCAGTCAACTAATATgatttatatcagctgtgcattGTACACAATGTGCTGTATCTTGGAGATACCCTTAATGGAGCCAATTATTTGCACTGGTGACTGTTCCTTAAACAGAAGCCATGTGTAGAGATAAATAATGTCTGGGAGCGGAACGATTAAAGTGGCTCAGCGTGTGAAAAGGCCTactgaaaggaaaggagggctTGTTACCTTGGGAATTTGGCTCAGGCAAAGTCTCTCTGGCAACTAAATGCATCACTGTGGTCTTCCCCAAGGGCAGTTTGAGAGCTACAGGGGAGAaatacacagagagagagagagagagagagagagagagagagagagagagagagagagagagagagagagagagagagaggttatTCAGTGAGCTACAGCATGTCTGTCTTTGTTGCAGAATAATAATCTCTTGCAGGTAGCGAAGCAATTCAATTATCCCCTCCCCCCCATCCCCTGAGTAACTAAATTCACTGTTGAAATAACTCAGCATGCAGCAAGCAAAGACAGTTTTAAATTATTTCACTTCCAATCAATAAAGATGATATAAAACACTATGTTTTGTTTGGTTACATATTGTGATGATCTGATCATATGTTACTCatgtaacacattttaaaatcagCTATTcacagttttatttatatatacatcAACTCTTGAAGTATAGGAACAGAGCGATTTCTTTTAACATCACTGCTTCTATATGTATTTATGGCCTTGTGTTAAACAGTCATTTAACCACAGCCCAATGTCCTATTTTGAACTTTATGAAAAcccaaaaataatgtattttgaTTACTTGTAAATCCCAAAACCTGCTTATTTATACCATGAAATCTGCCTTCACACACGTGGTTCTGTCTATGTTTATATTTCAAAATATAAACATCTACTCGTTCTTTTGGCTCGACTTTAAGAGGATTCTGTGTGGACGTGCAAACGCGTTGAGCCAACGACAAGGGAATTATCAGATAAATGCAGTAATGGGATGAGTGTAAAAGGGTCAGGGACGGCCATAACCCCATTAACAACACAGAACACCAGTCAAACCAAAATTGGGTTAAGTAGACTAAAACGCCTGAAAGCCAGGGAGAAGTGAAGTGGGCTGCACTCCTCTTTTTctcttcacttttcattttgatGCCCCCCTCCCTTCCTGTCTCTTTGTTGTGCTGTTTGAGGTCTACTCTAACGCCAGTCTTGCCCCCTTCCTGACCACTCTCTTTCCCCTCTTTTTCTCTATTTCCTCTCTCCTCCCACTCTCCGTCAAAGCAGGCTTGTCCGGAGCACTGAGGTACCTCTGTTCTGCGGCTCAGGAAAAAAGATGAGAACAGCAAAGAACTTTCCAGCAACACACTGCTGTGATTTTGTGTCCATGTCTATgagcactttttattttgggAGGTGTACTTTCTGTGTTTTCTCACCTCCTAGTGTTACGTTGCCGTGCAGAAAGCGGCCCTGGTAGATCAGCCTCAGGATGATAGGACTGCtgacctgctcttcctcccagTCTGAAAGAAAAAAGGGGCAAAGAGAGAGTTAAAGAGAGAAATCAACAAAGAGAAAAACAGGAAACACGCTTCATATATTTTCTTCACTCTGCTTATATCTTCTAAGTTTTCTTCCTGATTGCCATTGCAAGTTTGTTTGTCTTGATTGCCATTTATTTAATCTATTTCCCATAAATCATCCTTATGTAATCTATCATCTCTAAACTGAGAACATGCAGGTTCAATAAAGACATTTCACAACCTTTTTTATTGCTACCTGTAAAAACCACAAAATAAGTTTCTTATTAAACATTGCTAAAATGTTGCCAATCTCTAGTTTAACAAAAGGACACGAGGGGTTATGAGCTGTTATAGCTGAGTTAATTCAGTGGATATGCATCAACAGTGCAATGAAAAGGAATAATtgcatggagagagaaaaaagaccACCAACAACCGCAGTGAAGTTATTTTTAAATCACTTTAAAGCCTTTATTTGAAATCATTACATGCAGAATGTATAATGTGTGGGCTTTGTGGGATGCATAACCGAATGTGAGAAAGAAGGAAAGCAACAGAGGAACAAGGGGTGTGGCCTGGGAAGAGCTACAGACAAAAGTGAAGAAATAAACCCGAGAGCAAACAGTGGGGGGAGTTGCACAGCAGCAGCGTCTGGCCACCAGATGTTGGTCTCCATCTAAACGGAGGGTGTTGGTGCTTACAGTCTCACAGGGTTCAGATCTGTTGACTGGCAGGAACACTGTGTGATCGGACAGGACTGGAAGGGAAACTGCTCTTGTCAAGGAGGATATGAATCCACCAGTAAAGTTTATAGTGTTTGAATACTTCTCTAAAACTAGACTACATTCACAGCAATAGGTGTTCAGGTGTGAAGGAGTGAGATCGGTTGTATcaaattatttgtaatactgttGCAATTAGGGAGTTACTGCAAATCGACATTCCTGTATGCAATGATAAGCGTGCGGAAAGGAGGAGCACACAAATGACTCTTAACCAAAGAGTCATTCCCACACTGCTCTATAGAACTGCATGTAAGTAATAAAAAGTGGGTTTGAATGTGATCTCAGCTCTCTGGATAAGCGAACCAGCTGCTTGTATCTTTGTCATAGAAAACACAGCCAGGATGAGTCAGATCACCTGGTTTCCAAGAGCATTAGCAGCTAATTAGTTAGCAATTACACTTTAAGCAAACACACTGGAACTATGCTTCTGCAATAACGTGATTTATTACAAAATAACACCAATATAGGACAAAGTGCACATAGTGTTTTCTTACTGGAAAGCTCATGCATTTGATGGGTTGAAGAGACAAGGCGAGTTTAAATATTCTATCACTGAAAGCCTGGTGTCAAAACAGACGCCCTTGATTATTGTTTTACAACCTCTACACCGGCCCAACCCTATGGAGGAGGCTTTggggaaaataaagaaataataGTGATGAGAAtcacaaataaatcattgtctGATCAAAGAGGAAGAAATATGTGGATCACCTAAGGAGGGTTTTATTGCCTTCACCTTGGGaccacacatgttgatgtaactgCTGCTACATCTTCATCAACTGCCATTGCCAGTAGCAAAGACAGGATATTTAGATGGAGCTGCTACTCACCCATCGGCCAGTTGTCATACACATGTTTGGCAATGTCCGCTGCTGAGTCGTTGGGAGAGAAGAGGAACTCTTTCGTCTTCCCGCTGACTAAAATGAGCCGCAGGTTTATCTGGAAAAAACAAAATATGCAGGTTGGACTCAGTCATGTCAGGAAGCATACAGGTTCAAGAGAGGTAATTTAATAGGACACGGAGGAAGGATATAAGGACCCTGAGGAGTGTCCCTCTGCTGGATTACCTCCCTTCTGTCTCACAAACTTCCTCCTACATTTTTTCTCATGCCTCCAACACTCTGTTTCTTTGTCTTTAGTTCACAATTCGGTTACTTTGACAATTCCCAAGGCAGATGTTTTGCTTTGAAATGTTCCTTTGTCTGAGGTTGAAACTTGATGTATACTTTATTCACCCGTGTACAAAACAAAAAGCATTGTTCACTATAGTCACCCAGGTTTAAATAGCATCTGATTTTAGAGGGTACATTCTCCAATtaaataatctttttttttctgtATCACATTTTCAAGGTTGTTGTACTGGGTAAGAAGTACCCATTAAAAGCTTCGGGCATGCAGGCATACAGTATAAACTAAGATTCTGATCATTTATGAATGAGACTGTGGGTTATATTTGTAATTTCGACAAAACCAAACTTGGCTCTCACTGCGTGTAAAAAGCCCACAAAACACAAACAATTAGCTGAAATACTACAGGCTGTTAAAATGTGTAACCTGCCACAAATAGCTTATCTCAATAGTCAGTGGTGACAGCCAAGTGGAATAATAAATCACAAATAGTGTGAGACTAATGCTCACAGTGTCCAAGTCCTCTTTCAGCTACTGAACAGCACCCCAAGAGCAGGTTGTCATTATAGGGTCTACTGCATTACTTATGTGGTGGGGGCATACTTTAAGATTACTGAAACAAACAACTTTGTACAAAACAGCACAGTATAAGCTGGCTGTATTttatcaaaaatcattttaaataaagaGAATAGGGAATCAAACAGAATCTATTTAAAGGAGATAAGAGGATTTTGAGAGATGAGGAGGGCAACAAGGACTTCAAACTGTTCAGTGAGAGCTGGAGGTGAGTGAACTTTAGCTAAACGTCACATCTCTGTGTGCACCTCTCACCTTAAATCACTTATTTTTTTCATCTGATGATTCAATACTAGGTTAACAGTTTGGTTAATAAATTCCCTTAAAATCCAAGATAATGTTGTTTGTTTTGTCAGTCTATAAGCCTAATATAATCTgttttatataatatttaacAGAAAAAAGCTGATATTTTTAATATTGGAGGCTAAATAAACGTttttttgctttaaaaaaatattataaagGTTGATTGTTTATCAAAATAATTCGTTTTACTGTCAAAGACTAATTAAGCTCCTAATCATAGTAAAGGTTAAGATGAATACATTTCATGAATTAGCTTTTTGCATTTAAAACCATTAAATGCATCAATGGTCAGAGTTTATCTCTCGACTGGCTCGATGTGTTTAGCACATGTACAGTTTTCCTTTAAGAGCCACAGCAAAGCTCTGTGTGTTTGATTTAGCTTTATATATGTGTCTAGCCTGCAGTGCATGGCATAAGCACGTGTGTGTCATTGTTTCTAGTGTGTGTCCATGTGCAGCGCGTCTGTTGCCCAGTCTGCtgagcgacacacacacacacacacacacacacacacacacgtagacaCAAACACTCGCACACAAAGTGATGTAACAGAGCAAACACCGACAGATTGAAACTGACATCTCTGTAAGCACGTTATCAAATCAGATTATAGGTTTAAGACTTAGATGAGAGATGAGACTTTTTGAGCTTctattttagtttttatttaTATGCATCATAATATTGAGGATCAACCTGATATAGAGCTGCAGTATTTCGTGGACTTATCGATTAGTTGATCCACAAAACTACTCCGGTAATCAATAAATTGTTCAAGTAACTTTTCATGAGTTTTGGAAATGCAAGTCACTTTACCTGTAGTAAATACAACCGCCTTTAATACAAGCAAAACCTGAGAAACACTGGATGAGATGAAGACGTAAAATAATGAGGAAACACGCAGAGGTAGCAGAAGGTCTTCCTTCACCCCGTCTCCACACCTGGTCGTTACCATGGTGTTACTATGACGACAGCCAGTGGTGGGTGGCTTAACCTGATAACACCTACCAGATAGCTccacccctcctcccttctgcctCCTTACCGTTTCCTACAGTGTCACATCACATTGTCTTCCTCGCCTTGCAGCAATCTCCGCatcccctccctcccccactctgtctctctctcccccacTCTGTCAATCTCTCGCTCTGCACAGCGTTCAGTGGAGGGTTTGTACAAGGCctgaataacaaagaagactgaACTACAGTAGCTTCAATTAAACAACATAAACTCAGCATTCCTCTCCCCATCATTAACCCTGCAcaatctctttatttgcttctcGCCCCTTCTCCATCTTTCTTTGCTTCCTCTACTCTTTCAGGTGATAGGTCATTTACTTCCTAAAAACAGGTGACATATATAACCCTTAATGGAAAGAcacataaatacagatgctttcaGACAAGGTGCAAAGATCGAGAATGATGTCATTTGTATTAAATGGTGAACTACGGCCTTCATAGTCACCAGCTTTAATACAGGGGGTACTAGTCACCAGCACCGTTAAAACTCAAATAGATAAGAAACATTCAGGATCATTGCCAGGAAACACTGAAGCTGTTCTATTGGTTAACGGCAGGCCAACACAAGGACACTTTGTTCATATTTGTGTCTTGTAATCTGTGTCTGGACAGGTGAGCTTTTAACATCCATTTTCCGTCTCTTTCGTCCCTTCAGCATGTGATTGTGATTTTAACTGAATCAAGGCATTGGATATCTCCTGctcttctccctctccctcccccttCTCCCTGGTGGTCCATGTGCCTTCTTTCTCCCTTGACTCTCTTCCGCACCGGGGCTGATAATGAGGTTTCACTGTCAGCTCAGGGATGTATATTCAATTGCTGTTTATATTCTGTAGAACACACACAACAGCTCCAGGTATTGGGGGGGAGCATTGTTTCAAGCATTCATGCATAACCATAACTATACAGAACATACACATATCCGCAGGCAAACCGCCAGTTACTCGCGCTTCACAAATAGCACGTACTAGCTAACAACCAGTCTCTCATGATGCCAGACAAGCTGAAGGTTTCACCAGTTTGCAGAGCTTGGAGAACTGCAAGATGTCAGATTGTTTGTAAAAGGAAACATCATGGTGCCCCAGCTTCTATTCATGTCCACttctgaaaagaaatggaataaATGAAACTACTTGTGTATGAAAGTGGTGACACAGCTTCCTGTCTCCACTGCAGACATTCAAAAACATGCCTACAATAATGTGGCCCTGCTGCCAAGTCGTGCCATAGTATAAACATGTGAAGTAAGCAAACCCTCTCGGCTAAACACTGTTTGCACACGGTGGAGAGCAGGAAATTCAATGCCATCTATAATTATTCCTCCTTGAGTACCACTCTCAAATCTTTCTCAaggcaagtgtgtgtgtatgtgtatgtgtatg belongs to Pseudochaenichthys georgianus chromosome 14, fPseGeo1.2, whole genome shotgun sequence and includes:
- the ubl3a gene encoding ubiquitin-like protein 3a; this translates as MTSSTPADMINLRLILVSGKTKEFLFSPNDSAADIAKHVYDNWPMDWEEEQVSSPIILRLIYQGRFLHGNVTLGALKLPLGKTTVMHLVARETLPEPNSQGQRNREKTGESNCCVIL